A genomic window from Terrisporobacter glycolicus ATCC 14880 = DSM 1288 includes:
- a CDS encoding SpoIIE family protein phosphatase, which produces MKYYIDFAYGSLLKYGEELCGDKVEFYADDEQFIAVLSDGMGSGVKANILATLTSKIALTMLKEGMRIEDVVDTVSQTLPICSQNKIAYSTFTMVKVAKDGIAYIVEFDNPTLFFMRGKDILSLDWNEIVIHDKKIRECKIQLTERDRIVLISDGVEFAGGRKTLNYSWQWKDISKHLLKFTNENMNAKTITNNLLGVCNQLYYFEPGDDTTVATIKVSHDSNAVLFSGPPINKNKDKEVVYEIMGSAGKKIVCGGTTANIVARELNVKYRSSTDIIDEDVPPIGYIEGIDLVTEGVLTLRKSCEILRRLLTTNDDSFLHKKKDGATLLSKMLYEDCIHIKMIIGRCINPENMMSDIPDDLSARLYVLNEMKNILVKLGKIVEVEYY; this is translated from the coding sequence ATGAAATATTATATAGATTTTGCTTATGGAAGCTTATTAAAATATGGAGAAGAATTGTGTGGAGATAAGGTTGAGTTTTATGCTGATGATGAGCAATTCATTGCAGTACTTTCTGATGGAATGGGAAGTGGTGTAAAAGCTAATATTTTAGCAACTCTTACATCAAAAATAGCTCTTACCATGCTAAAGGAAGGAATGAGAATAGAGGATGTAGTGGATACTGTTAGTCAGACTTTGCCTATTTGTTCACAAAATAAAATAGCTTATTCTACATTTACTATGGTAAAAGTGGCTAAAGATGGGATAGCTTATATTGTTGAATTTGATAATCCTACATTATTTTTTATGAGAGGAAAAGATATACTTTCATTAGATTGGAATGAGATAGTAATTCATGATAAAAAAATAAGAGAATGCAAGATACAACTTACAGAAAGAGACAGGATAGTATTGATTAGCGATGGTGTAGAATTTGCTGGAGGAAGAAAAACTTTAAATTATTCTTGGCAATGGAAAGATATTTCAAAGCATTTATTGAAATTTACTAATGAAAACATGAATGCAAAAACTATTACAAACAATCTGTTAGGAGTTTGCAATCAATTATATTACTTTGAACCAGGAGACGATACGACTGTAGCTACTATAAAGGTTAGCCATGATAGCAATGCAGTTTTATTTTCTGGCCCACCTATCAATAAAAATAAGGATAAAGAAGTTGTATATGAAATTATGGGAAGTGCTGGAAAGAAAATAGTTTGTGGTGGAACTACCGCAAATATTGTTGCTAGAGAGCTAAATGTAAAATATAGATCTAGTACAGATATTATAGATGAAGATGTGCCACCAATAGGATATATAGAAGGTATAGATTTGGTAACAGAAGGAGTATTAACACTAAGAAAATCATGTGAAATATTAAGACGATTATTAACTACTAATGATGACAGTTTTTTACATAAAAAGAAGGATGGAGCCACGTTGTTGTCTAAAATGTTGTATGAGGATTGTATTCATATAAAAATGATAATAGGAAGATGTATAAATCCTGAAAATATGATGTCAGATATACCAGATGATTTAAGTGCTAGGCTTTATGTTTTAAATGAAATGAAGAATATTTTAGTTAAACTTGGTAAAATTGTTGAAGTTGAATACTATTAG